tttaatagtcctggtggggcctagatgacccgcacccttgttatcatggtacttccttaacatttctcgtcttaaacattcaggaatatacaatttcttatttacaaacaccaaatccccacacaattctcccttttctttgtttgtttgtaaccatttgtccattccatacgctcgcttcaactcttcctcccatatttctcctccccccgtggaaatggcagtacgtttgttttctttggccgcttgtgctcgagttagtactgccaggccccattgcttatcaagaaaaatactcccttcagattcctgaattcctcccccgtgctgaggcatccgagagagagcgtcagcgagtatattatgtttcccctggaagaatctgagtctgaaatcaaaacggctgaaatattgggcccatctaatttgcttcgctgatagtttacgaggggatcttagatactgtaaatttctatggtcagtccacacctcaaacggtgttccacttccttccagaaagtgtctccagcactctagtgcttttagaatcgctaaggcttctctctcccaaatcggccagtttttttctgtatcgctaaacttttttgacagatagccacatggcttcaggttccccccctcgtctttctgtagcagaactgccccatatgcccggtctgacgcatcgcaatgtaatacaaaggctttagacatatcagggtgctgtaggacaggctcctcagtaaaacgctttttaagggcttcgaaagcttcctggcattctattgtccaggtcagtttggcccctggggccttcactttggctgtttctcccctacctttagtctttaacaaatccgttaatggcaaagtgaggcgcgcaaagtccttgataaatgttctatagaagtttgcgaaccctaggaaggattgcagctgcttccgtgttttgggggcttcccaccccctcacgtcttctaccttcgcagggtccatcgccactccctgggaggaaatcctataccccagaaagtctatctggtctttattgaactcgcacttggcaagcttcgcatacagttttgcttctctcaacttttgcaggacttccctgactagttctatgtgttgctccttagtccgagatactaacaatatgtcatctaaaaaaacaaagactcccttgtacaacaatggatgcaacacttcgttgattaattgcatgaacgcggcgcctccgccgcacaaaccgaaagggagcacacgataattgaataatccgaatgcacaggagaaggccgtcttccacctgtcctctggtttaatctgcaatttatggtacgcttcaattaagtccaatttagtgaatatctgtccctccgataactgggcgatcaagtccttcactaaaggtagggggtatttatttccagaactgattgcattcaggcccctgtagtcaatgcagagcctcagcgtttggtcctttttccgcctgaacaacacaggcgcccctagaggggaatttgaaggctctatgaaacccctcgctaggtttttatcaatgtattttctcagttcctccttttccctagccgacattgggtatatttttgccttaggaagctctgctcctgggactagctctatcttcacttcaactctccgcttcggtgggaaactgtctgcttccttctcatcaaatacgtccacaaaatcccgatactctgggggtaatttatctgccagttctgctatcctgatagagtcttcctccccccttttccccggctccctctccacttcctggctccctccttccaacttcatcctgaagatcatgctcttatcctcccagttgatttgcgggttggcctgccccagccatggcatgcctagtataacattatagctggctatttgtgatatcacaaatgacacctttccttcccaactccctatcttacactttacatcttcggcactgtacttagctaatgatcccgatgctgtggatccgtccaactgcgaaaaagctattggggattctaggttcgttctttcgcatcccaatccctcggctaattcaggggagatgatgttcctggaacatccacaatccacaaatgctttgcaggttgcttgtttgctgccactttccagctgaatggggaccactatcatggctttgtcctgacttaccaacccccccgagtggtgcctcatcggtggttcttcctcggcgcgtttccctgccacggctcttggtttgggcgggcctccgccttccccttttctctgccagcactcggcagccctgtggcccaaacggccgcacacgaagcagcccctcctgctggtgctcacgttccctgtcggctccgttctcctcccggctggggttgatccctccttccggctcccctctttcatctgcggccgctgctgtagccctcctcggtgcctcctcgcctgggccagcgatgtctcgatgcgccccgccagctgaatccatccgcgcagtgtgtcaggctcatcacgatgcaccgcccaggagaggatctcccgcctgagcccctctttgaagagttctatctttgtcactgcagaccattccggcaccttttcagcgaggcattggaactcctccgcatactcagataccgacctctgcccctgggagacggtcttcaactcctccctcgcccggatctgctccagtggatctcggaaacgggtctccagggcccccataaagcgtcggagtgaccccagacatgggtcgcgccgcgcgtgtagttgaacgtaccagctggccgctcccctcttcaacactgcaccaatggcccgtacccggctggattccgttctaaaagtgtgggcattgtcctccatatagcccctcaccgtggtcaggaaaaaatccagttcagaggactctcccccaaactcgatccttagttcctctcgtctcggtaggggtccctgtggtggcaatccccaattctccgcccgtcgcaagcccccttgcgggccagtgggccccgctgctgcttccctttgtcctgtgccacgcccggcattcgccaggggcaccagggtctcagttgggagcgtagccgggattctcggaggcttttccccttcgtcgtcactctcctccacccgcgtcaggctcgtttggatcttgggccgggcaccgggctcctttcgcatttcccttcccttcggtgctgggaggtctgcaaagccctggctgcttcccatgctcacgtcccacattgagctagcccggagttcccttcctcgctccggctccgccaaaaccgccaggcgctccatcgccctcgacatcactgccagggtggtctccatcgccgacatcctctcctccagaaacaccatcttttgcgggcctggggaaggtgaaccttcctctcctccggtgctatctccccgcaccactccgcgcctctgggttaccccatttggctgggcataagcggtggatgacgccagggccgccagctggtggaactcagcgtccgtctcgggagtggccctttccgaccttcctcctccggcgcccaagagctcttcatcctccacttgcatgttacacctcaccgctacagcgggatggtgtccgtattcttggcttagtgtcagctcaccacagccgctcctgaatgaacacacgagactctctgtggtatcaccaggaacttttactgtaggaaacatgaacatcagaaaagccaagaatgggaggctccggccaaccctcctttatataccctccccctcatttgaacagtctcttcccgctcagtaaaaccccgcgcaaattccccgccaagtccatcagccgtttctcctccgagtcctgggacgcaggtgtcttatcaatgtcagtgaccctgaaactcagagccacatccaggctctagtagcagggttctgacatcgaactataaatcccagtacctacaactcctatacatcAAGGTCAATCcttgtatgtgtgtatagattACCAAAAATAAAGTACTGTAGTTATTTAACTCTAAGACGGACCCCCTGCCCCCTGCCTATATATTccagttttatattgtattgctgtttttatcttttatattgtgaattgtgtattatgttttcattttattccatttaactatgccccatgtaagccaccccgagttcccgctgggaaatggtggtgggatataaatattattattatatttattattattattgacacaacgacatagtatgacacagcaaacaagatcgatatgctggatttcgtatcacagaatcacaagtcgaacacttcccaagcgtttaggactgtgtgatgtatattatatttattattattattattattattattattattattattattattattatataaatgttggatttttggttgtgtaTATATGAAAGGTTGTGGTAGAGTTTGTTATCatatgtttaaaatattaaacattttaaacagcctgacctatgagacatgatttccggctttggaggtcagaacttccttcggactaaggaatgtgccttCTTATCTCTCTGTTATACTGTGTGAGAGAAGAGCCGAGCTGAAGAATGCTGGCttcgagcgat
This genomic window from Anolis carolinensis isolate JA03-04 unplaced genomic scaffold, rAnoCar3.1.pri scaffold_7, whole genome shotgun sequence contains:
- the LOC134293110 gene encoding uncharacterized protein LOC134293110, coding for MFMFPTVKVPGDTTESLVCSFRSGCGELTLSQEYGHHPAVAVRCNMQVEDEELLGAGGGRSERATPETDAEFHQLAALASSTAYAQPNGVTQRRGVVRGDSTGGEEGSPSPGPQKMVFLEERMSAMETTLAVMSRAMERLAVLAEPERGRELRASSMWDVSMGSSQGFADLPAPKGREMRKEPGARPKIQTSLTRVEESDDEGEKPPRIPATLPTETLVPLANAGRGTGQREAAAGPTGPQGGLRRAENWGLPPQGPLPRREELRIEFGGESSELDFFLTTVRGYMEDNAHTFRTESSRVRAIGAVLKRGAASWYVQLHARRDPCLGSLRRFMGALETRFRDPLEQIRAREELKTVSQGQRSVSEYAEEFQCLAEKVPEWSAVTKIELFKEGLRREILSWAVHRDEPDTLRGWIQLAGRIETSLAQARRHRGGLQQRPQMKEGSRKEGSTPAGRRTEPTGNVSTSRRGCFVCGRLGHRAAECWQRKGEGGGPPKPRAVAGKRAEEEPPMRHHSGGLDEGEEDAMSEPCY